One window of the Mytilus galloprovincialis chromosome 14, xbMytGall1.hap1.1, whole genome shotgun sequence genome contains the following:
- the LOC143059056 gene encoding uncharacterized protein LOC143059056, translated as MTVNVSLSLKKRIACSTIFNISCHIARRKYDIPNVNLTDVCDSEEKIENNSIFVVILISLVVFALISVIVLVKCVSRRQNNKKKDSKARKRNDNEDMVEFFKISEDKHCNNIA; from the exons ATGACAGTGAATGTGAGTCTTAGTCTGAAGAAAAGAATTGCATGTAGCACGATATTCAATATATCGTGTCATATTGCAAGAAGAAAATATGACATTCCAAATGTAAATCTTACAGATGTATGTGATTCTGAAG AAAAGATTGAGAACAACTCCATTTTTGTCGTAATACTGATCTCCTTGGTTGTGTTTGCTTTGATTTCCGTTATTGTATTAGTGAAATGTGTATCAAGGAGACAAAACAACAAGAAGAAAG ACTCAAAAGCCAGAAAACGCAACGACAATGAAGACATGGTAGAATTCTTTAAAATATCTGAGGACAAGCATTGTAACAATATAGCTTAA